The following are encoded together in the Mesoterricola sediminis genome:
- a CDS encoding DUF4350 domain-containing protein, with amino-acid sequence MRGLRLALALAALALLTALGGWLATTYRWVKVPTWQGYRGQAATNPFLALQRFSVRMGHPATCLHGLPDLARLPVQDTLVLPRRRVAPDEAQARAVAAWVDRGGTLILEGLEPETEGAPRTRDPLFRPFSLRLLPARDPDATGLLKARIQGTEVTLYTGQGLRLRFTGKGDPTGAATSEGTQAIQINRGAGEVYAFTRLDWLANSALGERDHAEAFSLMALRAPEAGEAPHRVWIVAWEGRPGLAAWLWRNARPLLLAGLALAALVLWARAARFGPMAEAQPPGGRRFLEHLDAAGQWHWRREDGRPLLQACRAAFLRRLAQVHPGWAGLDPDALCQRLARHAGLDEAKVFQALRYDTAEDPDSFLEAIRTLETLRKQL; translated from the coding sequence GTGAGGGGCCTCCGCCTCGCCCTCGCCCTCGCGGCCCTGGCCCTCCTCACGGCCCTGGGCGGATGGCTGGCCACCACGTACCGGTGGGTCAAGGTCCCCACCTGGCAGGGCTACCGCGGCCAGGCGGCCACCAACCCCTTCCTGGCCCTCCAGCGGTTCAGCGTGCGCATGGGGCACCCGGCCACCTGCCTCCACGGCCTGCCGGACCTGGCCCGCCTGCCCGTGCAGGACACCCTCGTCCTCCCCCGGCGCCGCGTGGCGCCCGACGAGGCCCAGGCCCGGGCCGTCGCCGCCTGGGTGGACCGGGGCGGCACCCTGATCCTGGAGGGGCTGGAGCCCGAAACCGAAGGGGCCCCCCGGACCCGGGATCCCCTGTTCCGCCCCTTCAGCCTGCGCCTCCTGCCCGCCCGGGACCCCGATGCGACCGGGCTCCTGAAGGCCCGCATCCAGGGCACGGAGGTCACCCTCTACACCGGCCAGGGCCTGCGCCTCCGCTTCACGGGCAAGGGCGATCCCACGGGGGCCGCCACGTCGGAAGGCACCCAGGCCATCCAGATCAACCGGGGCGCGGGCGAGGTCTACGCCTTCACCCGCCTCGACTGGCTCGCCAACAGCGCCCTCGGGGAGCGGGACCACGCCGAGGCCTTCAGCCTCATGGCCCTGCGGGCGCCGGAAGCCGGCGAGGCGCCCCACCGGGTGTGGATCGTGGCCTGGGAGGGGCGCCCGGGACTCGCCGCCTGGCTGTGGCGGAACGCCCGCCCCCTCCTCCTCGCCGGCCTGGCCCTGGCCGCCCTGGTCCTGTGGGCCCGGGCGGCCCGGTTCGGGCCCATGGCCGAGGCCCAGCCCCCCGGCGGCCGCCGCTTCCTGGAGCACCTGGACGCGGCGGGCCAGTGGCATTGGCGCAGGGAGGACGGACGGCCCCTCCTCCAGGCCTGCCGCGCCGCCTTCCTCCGCCGCCTGGCCCAGGTCCACCCCGGCTGGGCCGGCCTCGATCCCGACGCCCTCTGCCAACGCCTGGCCCGCCACGCGGGCCTGGACGAGGCGAAGGTCTTCCAGGCCCTGCGCTACGACACCGCCGAGGATCCGGACAGCTTCCTGGAGGCGATCCGGACCCTCGAAACCCTGAGGAAGCAGCTATGA
- a CDS encoding M13 family metallopeptidase yields the protein MRTALLPLAALVATPLLAAAPAGLDLAGMSRATAPGDDFFGFANGGWIASTPIPADMAGYGTGAMLVELTLKRNRGLVEAAVKAAPGTEARKVGDYFTAFMDEAAIEARGLAPLKPFLDQVAAAGDVKALSGLLGSTLRADVDVLNATRYDTPHLFGLWVAQDLDNPSAYSPFLLQGGLTMPSRDYYLDGSEAMKAVRAKCLAHMEAMLALARVPDPAGTAARVLALETRMAQVHASHTETEDVLKGNNHWTRKEIEARAPGMDWGAFFRIAGLAKQETFVVWQPGALKGLSALVASAPLEDWKAWLTFHALDDAAGVLPKAFAEEAFAFHGRVLAGTPEMPARWKRGVDAASEALGEALGKLYAAKYFPAAEKRRAEAMVRNILAAFSRRIDALDWMSPSTKAEAKRKLKALKVGVGYPDRWRSYAGLEVKPGDAFGNAERASRFEYQRNLAKLGRPVDRGEWVMTPQTVNAVNLPAMNAMNFPAAILQPPYFDPRHTAAMGYGATGATIGHEVSHSFDDQGALFDHQGRLRNWWTPSDFEHFKAAGARLADQFSQYRPFPDLAVNGKQTLSENIADVAGLAAAYDAYRMALRGRPAPQAQGFTGDQQFFLSYGQSWREKRREPALRRQILTDGHAPEACRADTVRNLDAWYKAFDVKPGQKLYLAPKDRVKIW from the coding sequence ATGCGAACCGCCCTCCTGCCCCTGGCCGCCCTCGTGGCCACGCCCCTCCTCGCCGCCGCCCCCGCCGGGCTCGACCTCGCCGGCATGTCCCGCGCCACCGCCCCGGGCGACGACTTCTTCGGGTTCGCCAACGGCGGCTGGATCGCGTCCACGCCCATCCCGGCGGACATGGCCGGCTACGGCACCGGCGCCATGCTCGTGGAGCTGACCCTGAAGCGGAACCGCGGCCTCGTCGAGGCCGCCGTCAAGGCGGCCCCCGGCACCGAGGCCCGCAAGGTGGGCGACTACTTCACGGCCTTCATGGACGAGGCGGCCATCGAGGCCCGGGGCCTGGCCCCCCTCAAGCCCTTCCTCGACCAGGTGGCCGCGGCGGGCGACGTCAAGGCCCTGAGCGGGCTCCTGGGCAGCACCCTGCGAGCGGACGTGGACGTCCTCAACGCGACCCGGTACGACACCCCGCACCTCTTCGGCCTGTGGGTGGCCCAGGACCTGGACAACCCCTCCGCCTACAGCCCCTTCCTCCTCCAGGGCGGCCTCACCATGCCGAGCCGGGACTACTACCTGGACGGCTCGGAGGCCATGAAGGCCGTGCGCGCCAAGTGCCTGGCCCACATGGAGGCCATGCTGGCCCTCGCCCGCGTTCCCGATCCGGCGGGGACCGCCGCGCGGGTCCTGGCCCTCGAGACCCGCATGGCCCAGGTCCACGCCTCCCACACGGAGACCGAGGATGTCCTCAAGGGCAACAACCACTGGACCCGCAAGGAGATCGAGGCCCGGGCCCCCGGCATGGACTGGGGCGCCTTCTTCCGCATCGCCGGCCTGGCGAAGCAGGAGACCTTCGTCGTGTGGCAGCCCGGGGCCCTGAAGGGCCTCTCCGCCCTCGTCGCCTCCGCGCCCCTGGAGGACTGGAAGGCCTGGCTCACCTTCCACGCCCTGGACGACGCCGCGGGCGTGCTGCCCAAGGCCTTCGCCGAGGAGGCCTTCGCCTTCCACGGCCGGGTCCTGGCGGGCACCCCCGAGATGCCGGCCCGGTGGAAGCGCGGCGTGGACGCCGCCAGCGAGGCCCTGGGCGAGGCCCTGGGCAAGCTGTACGCGGCCAAGTACTTCCCGGCCGCGGAAAAGCGCCGGGCCGAGGCCATGGTCCGGAACATCCTCGCCGCCTTCAGCCGTCGCATCGACGCCCTGGACTGGATGAGCCCCTCCACCAAGGCCGAGGCCAAGCGCAAGCTCAAGGCCCTCAAGGTCGGCGTGGGCTACCCGGACCGGTGGCGGAGCTACGCGGGGCTCGAGGTGAAGCCCGGCGACGCCTTCGGCAACGCCGAGCGCGCCTCCCGCTTCGAGTACCAGCGGAACCTGGCCAAGCTCGGCCGGCCCGTGGACCGGGGCGAGTGGGTGATGACCCCCCAGACCGTGAACGCCGTCAACCTCCCGGCCATGAATGCCATGAACTTCCCGGCCGCCATCCTGCAGCCCCCCTACTTCGATCCCCGGCACACCGCCGCCATGGGCTACGGCGCCACCGGCGCCACCATCGGCCACGAGGTGAGCCACAGCTTCGACGACCAGGGCGCCCTCTTCGACCACCAGGGCCGGCTGCGCAACTGGTGGACCCCCTCTGACTTCGAGCATTTCAAGGCCGCCGGGGCCCGGCTCGCCGACCAGTTCAGCCAGTACCGCCCCTTCCCGGACTTGGCCGTGAACGGCAAGCAGACCCTCAGCGAGAACATCGCCGACGTGGCGGGCCTGGCCGCGGCCTACGACGCCTACCGCATGGCCCTGCGGGGCCGGCCCGCGCCCCAGGCGCAGGGGTTCACCGGGGACCAGCAGTTCTTCCTGAGCTACGGCCAGTCCTGGCGCGAGAAGCGCCGGGAGCCCGCCCTCCGCCGCCAGATCCTCACCGACGGCCACGCCCCGGAGGCCTGCCGGGCCGACACCGTCCGCAACCTGGACGCCTGGTACAAGGCCTTCGACGTGAAGCCCGGCCAGAAGCTCTACCTGGCGCCCAAGGACCGGGTCAAGATCTGGTAG
- the arcC gene encoding carbamate kinase — protein sequence MAGKIALIAIGGNALLQEKHRGLQEEQLDSARQTAEMFGNVIRAGYSLCIVHGNGPQVGNILIQQEEAANRIPPYTLDICDAMTQGSMGYMIERTLINRLAFLGQEVPVTTVLTEVVVDKDDPGFQNPTKPVGPFYREHRALELQAQKRWHMKEDSGRGWRKVVPSPKPLEIVQLEAIKLLLGAGHCVIAGGGGGIPVIRDASGLLVGVEAVIDKDRLSSLLAEKLGADTYVILTGVPKVALDFGKPTQRWVDRLTASEAARHLAEGQFPPGSMGPKIESALAFLQAGGSEVLITSPDALEKEDYATVGTRIVKD from the coding sequence ATGGCCGGAAAAATCGCGCTCATCGCCATCGGCGGCAACGCCCTCCTCCAGGAAAAACACCGGGGCCTCCAGGAGGAGCAGCTGGACAGCGCCCGGCAGACCGCCGAGATGTTCGGCAACGTCATCCGGGCGGGCTACAGCCTCTGCATCGTCCACGGGAACGGGCCCCAGGTGGGGAACATCCTCATCCAGCAGGAGGAGGCGGCGAACCGCATCCCGCCCTACACGCTGGATATCTGCGACGCCATGACCCAGGGTTCCATGGGCTACATGATCGAGCGCACCCTCATCAACCGCCTGGCCTTCCTGGGGCAGGAGGTGCCGGTCACCACCGTCCTGACCGAGGTGGTGGTGGACAAGGACGACCCCGGCTTCCAGAACCCCACCAAGCCCGTGGGCCCCTTCTACCGCGAGCACCGCGCCCTGGAGCTCCAGGCCCAGAAGCGCTGGCACATGAAGGAGGATTCGGGCCGGGGCTGGCGGAAGGTCGTGCCCAGCCCGAAGCCGCTGGAGATCGTCCAGCTCGAGGCCATCAAGCTCCTCCTGGGGGCCGGCCACTGCGTCATCGCCGGCGGCGGGGGCGGCATCCCGGTGATCCGCGACGCCTCCGGCCTGCTGGTGGGCGTCGAGGCCGTCATCGACAAGGACCGCCTCAGCAGCCTCCTCGCCGAGAAGCTGGGCGCCGACACCTACGTGATCCTCACGGGCGTGCCCAAGGTGGCCCTGGACTTCGGGAAGCCCACCCAGCGCTGGGTCGATCGGCTCACCGCCTCAGAGGCGGCCCGCCACCTGGCCGAAGGGCAGTTCCCCCCGGGCTCCATGGGGCCTAAGATCGAATCCGCCCTGGCCTTCCTTCAGGCCGGGGGCTCCGAGGTCCTCATCACCAGCCCCGACGCCCTGGAGAAGGAGGACTACGCCACCGTCGGGACCCGCATCGTCAAGGACTGA
- a CDS encoding RDD family protein produces the protein MIDTQVRVETPEGVELTLSPAGPVPRCLAWLLDALIRWVVYATLSPGFAFLGKTGLGLLFLALFLLEWGYPVAFEVLNGGRTPGKAALGLRVVREDGAPVAWTQSMVRSIVAVVDFLPFAYGTGLVAMFASRRFQRLGDLAAGTYVVHAEPAPVRALPPPAEGEALLEPRLPLTLEEQRAVMDFAERVPALTPARAQELADLLEPLTGARGGEGVARTLALARVLRGGAP, from the coding sequence ATGATCGACACCCAGGTGCGGGTCGAGACCCCCGAGGGCGTGGAGCTGACGCTCAGCCCCGCGGGACCCGTGCCCCGCTGCCTGGCGTGGCTCCTGGACGCCCTGATCCGGTGGGTCGTCTACGCCACCCTCAGCCCCGGCTTCGCCTTCCTGGGCAAGACGGGCCTCGGCCTGTTGTTCCTCGCCCTCTTCCTCCTGGAGTGGGGCTACCCGGTGGCCTTCGAGGTGCTCAACGGCGGGCGCACCCCGGGCAAGGCCGCCCTGGGGCTGCGCGTGGTGCGGGAGGACGGCGCCCCCGTGGCCTGGACCCAGTCCATGGTCCGCAGCATCGTGGCCGTGGTGGACTTCCTCCCCTTCGCCTACGGCACGGGCCTCGTCGCCATGTTCGCGTCCCGGCGCTTCCAGCGCCTGGGGGACCTGGCCGCGGGCACCTACGTGGTGCACGCGGAACCGGCGCCGGTCCGGGCCCTGCCCCCGCCGGCGGAGGGGGAGGCCCTCCTGGAGCCGCGCCTGCCCCTGACCCTGGAGGAGCAGCGGGCCGTCATGGACTTCGCCGAACGGGTCCCGGCGCTCACCCCGGCCCGGGCCCAGGAGCTGGCGGACCTGCTGGAGCCGCTCACGGGCGCCCGGGGCGGGGAGGGCGTGGCCCGCACCCTGGCCCTGGCCCGGGTCCTGCGGGGAGGCGCCCCGTGA
- a CDS encoding DUF4129 domain-containing protein, whose translation MPDELRVAARPRTAWEAIDLGFALARENGRQAAAAFLSAALPLALGLGWVFRGHPGWAPLLFWWLLPLLDRPLLHVLAKAAFGAPPGLRDTWRQLRPGLRRGLAAQLLWRRLDPARCLTLPVWQLEAPGGRAFRARQKVLQKRVRSQAVLLAVTCSLLTAAGWMALVALAGYLWPEGGTNILERVFASGDARVAWVDQALVYLPMLVMILIEPFHVAGGFGLYLNRRVQLEGWDLELAFRRLGARAAQRALGLLLLLLLVPALWAADPPPPREAIREVLAHPDFATRRDTWVLERRRPAGPGLQVAPPPPWMRRLPNLGGLALKAALPLLLLAGLAYLLWRRGPTLLASLDEAGRPAPPQRLFGLDLRPEALPADPGAAADRLWGAGDVRGALSLLYRAALSHLVQRRGVALGPGATEGECLARARDALAPEGFATFAHLTAAWGALAYGGRLPDEGDRRLCGLWTEHFGGGRP comes from the coding sequence GTGCCCGATGAACTCCGGGTGGCGGCCCGACCGCGGACGGCCTGGGAAGCCATCGACCTGGGCTTCGCCCTGGCCCGGGAGAACGGCCGGCAGGCGGCGGCGGCCTTCCTCTCGGCGGCCCTGCCCCTGGCCCTCGGCCTCGGCTGGGTCTTCCGCGGCCATCCCGGCTGGGCTCCGCTCCTCTTCTGGTGGCTGCTGCCGCTCCTGGACCGCCCCCTCCTCCACGTGCTGGCCAAGGCGGCCTTCGGGGCGCCGCCGGGCCTGCGGGACACCTGGCGCCAGCTGCGGCCGGGCCTGCGCCGGGGCCTGGCGGCGCAGCTGCTCTGGCGGCGCCTTGACCCCGCCCGGTGCCTCACCCTGCCGGTGTGGCAGCTGGAAGCCCCGGGGGGCCGCGCCTTCCGGGCCCGCCAGAAGGTGCTCCAGAAGCGGGTGCGTTCCCAGGCCGTCCTCCTGGCGGTCACCTGCAGCCTGCTCACGGCGGCGGGGTGGATGGCCCTGGTCGCCCTGGCCGGCTACCTGTGGCCCGAGGGCGGGACCAACATCCTGGAGCGGGTCTTCGCGTCCGGGGACGCCCGCGTGGCGTGGGTGGACCAGGCCCTCGTCTACCTGCCCATGCTGGTCATGATCCTCATCGAGCCCTTCCATGTGGCCGGGGGCTTCGGCCTGTACCTGAACCGCCGGGTCCAGCTGGAGGGGTGGGACCTGGAACTGGCCTTCCGCCGGCTGGGGGCCCGGGCCGCCCAGCGGGCCCTGGGCCTCCTCCTCCTGCTCCTGCTCGTCCCCGCCCTCTGGGCCGCCGACCCGCCGCCCCCGCGGGAGGCCATCCGGGAGGTCCTGGCCCACCCCGATTTCGCCACCCGGCGGGACACCTGGGTCCTGGAGCGCCGGCGCCCCGCGGGTCCGGGTCTCCAGGTGGCCCCGCCCCCCCCCTGGATGCGCCGGCTGCCGAATCTGGGCGGCCTCGCCCTCAAGGCGGCCCTGCCCCTGCTCCTCCTCGCCGGACTGGCCTACCTCCTCTGGCGACGGGGCCCCACGTTGCTGGCGAGCCTGGACGAGGCCGGCCGCCCCGCCCCGCCCCAGCGGCTCTTCGGGCTGGACCTGCGGCCCGAAGCCCTGCCCGCCGATCCCGGGGCGGCCGCCGACCGGCTCTGGGGGGCCGGGGACGTGCGGGGCGCTCTGTCCCTGTTGTACCGCGCCGCCCTGTCGCACCTGGTCCAGCGCCGGGGCGTCGCCCTCGGCCCCGGGGCCACCGAAGGCGAATGCCTGGCCCGGGCCCGGGACGCGCTGGCCCCGGAGGGCTTCGCGACCTTCGCCCACCTGACGGCCGCCTGGGGGGCCCTGGCCTACGGGGGCCGCCTCCCCGACGAGGGGGACCGGCGCCTGTGCGGCCTCTGGACCGAGCACTTCGGCGGGGGGCGTCCGTGA
- a CDS encoding RDD family protein, translating into MDGYQGYQAPEAALEDVAGAGLELADRGARLAASILDGIFLGIPFGLGGVTAAIAFAGNGRPGTASLVILGLAGLAALAMTALNAVWIHQRGQTAGKRITGIKVLRANGERVTLLRVFFLRYLPLTLCTLIPWIGNLVALVDSLLVFRESRQCLHDQIADTIVVRA; encoded by the coding sequence ATGGACGGCTACCAGGGCTATCAGGCGCCTGAGGCGGCGCTGGAGGATGTCGCGGGCGCCGGCCTGGAGCTGGCGGACCGGGGCGCCCGGCTCGCGGCGTCCATCCTGGACGGCATCTTCCTGGGCATCCCCTTCGGCCTGGGCGGGGTCACGGCGGCCATCGCCTTCGCGGGCAACGGCCGCCCCGGCACCGCCTCCCTGGTGATCCTCGGCCTGGCGGGACTCGCGGCCCTGGCGATGACGGCCCTCAACGCCGTCTGGATCCACCAGCGGGGCCAGACCGCCGGCAAGCGCATCACGGGCATCAAGGTCCTGCGCGCCAACGGGGAGCGGGTCACCCTGCTCCGGGTGTTCTTCCTGCGGTACCTCCCCCTCACCCTGTGCACCCTGATCCCCTGGATCGGGAACCTGGTCGCGCTCGTGGATTCGCTGCTCGTGTTCCGGGAGAGCCGCCAGTGCCTCCACGACCAGATCGCCGACACCATCGTCGTGAGGGCCTGA
- a CDS encoding YciI family protein, with product MYALAIVRYRKPIEVIDALLDPHRAYLRGLKAQGLLLASGPLDPRNGGALLLRVPDADPQGALDAIRDGDPFVKAGAAQYELLPWTPVIGQEGLDTL from the coding sequence ATGTACGCGCTCGCCATCGTCCGCTACCGCAAGCCCATCGAGGTCATCGACGCCCTCCTGGACCCCCATCGGGCCTACCTGCGCGGCCTGAAGGCGCAGGGGCTGCTCCTGGCCTCGGGCCCCCTGGACCCCCGCAACGGCGGCGCCCTCCTCCTCCGGGTGCCGGACGCGGACCCCCAGGGGGCCCTGGACGCCATCCGGGACGGCGACCCCTTCGTGAAGGCGGGCGCGGCCCAGTACGAGCTGCTGCCCTGGACCCCCGTCATCGGCCAGGAAGGCCTCGACACCCTCTGA
- a CDS encoding stage II sporulation protein M, protein MKQEAFERQHGEAWARFEALCGGASGDLPTAYRRVCLHLALARQRGYTERLVLHLNGLVRQGHQALYGPAGNPARSWGAFLAGGFARAVRRLRVPVLASALLFGVPFASLALGAARRPEAAQVILEPQELSRMEGMYEGQGGRFGRSGEADTDVGMFGFYVWNNVRVGFQAFAGGLLMGVGALFFLVHNGLHGGAAAGWVTHAGLGRNFWSFVVTHSALELPSLILSGAAGLAVGWALWAPGRRTRGEALRAAVVQAMPLVIGAALMDVAAAALEAFWSSSAAVPPAVKFTTGGVLWALMLVYFLAAGRTRAR, encoded by the coding sequence GTGAAGCAGGAAGCCTTCGAGCGGCAGCATGGGGAGGCCTGGGCCCGGTTCGAGGCCCTCTGCGGGGGCGCCTCGGGGGATCTGCCCACGGCCTACCGGCGGGTCTGCCTCCACCTGGCCCTGGCCCGCCAGCGCGGCTACACGGAACGGCTGGTCCTCCACCTCAACGGGCTGGTCCGCCAGGGCCACCAGGCCCTCTACGGCCCCGCCGGCAACCCGGCCCGGTCCTGGGGCGCCTTCCTGGCGGGAGGCTTCGCCCGGGCCGTGCGCCGCCTCCGGGTCCCGGTCCTGGCCTCCGCCCTGCTCTTCGGCGTGCCCTTCGCGTCCCTGGCCCTGGGCGCGGCCCGCCGGCCCGAGGCCGCCCAGGTGATCCTGGAACCCCAGGAACTGTCCCGCATGGAGGGCATGTACGAGGGCCAGGGCGGGCGCTTCGGGCGAAGCGGCGAGGCGGACACGGACGTGGGCATGTTCGGGTTCTACGTCTGGAACAACGTCCGGGTGGGCTTCCAGGCCTTCGCCGGGGGCCTCCTGATGGGGGTGGGCGCCCTCTTCTTCCTCGTGCACAACGGCCTGCACGGAGGCGCGGCCGCCGGCTGGGTGACCCACGCCGGCCTGGGGCGGAATTTCTGGTCCTTCGTGGTCACCCACAGCGCCCTGGAACTCCCCTCCCTCATCCTCTCCGGCGCCGCGGGCCTCGCGGTGGGCTGGGCCCTGTGGGCCCCGGGCCGGCGGACCCGGGGCGAGGCCCTGCGCGCCGCGGTGGTCCAGGCCATGCCCCTGGTGATCGGGGCGGCCCTCATGGACGTGGCGGCGGCGGCCCTGGAGGCCTTCTGGTCCTCCAGCGCGGCGGTGCCCCCGGCGGTCAAGTTCACGACGGGGGGCGTCCTCTGGGCCCTCATGCTCGTCTATTTCCTCGCGGCGGGGAGGACCCGTGCCCGATGA
- a CDS encoding tetratricopeptide repeat protein, protein MIRKLLPALALLIVLGAGTPGAAQEDPRALMLQARALQLRTGGDDPKGAAALYRRVTALVPTSSQAQLRLSEAILETGDLAGAVDPAVRATQLDPRSGEAWAHLAILRYRLWQGGSKPQALAQAREALNRAAQLLPGDPEIWTRLAEVQEAAKDDAGALRSWLNVGRLHPYVSIGGKLLYEYAFERALDLAQKGQNYEGRREAVLGLCSRQGTDPKYLRLLEDLARDQVDKGFLGHGEESFTRLAQFLPKDSIVWENIALIQMRTARFDAALASLGRAEVLRPTPRTSANSAYCLMKLGRFTEAEARWKALLPETGRLAAEDATLAASIKVLYASCLLLEGRPADLLALTRDWPEAGGDGEILALRAQALIQTGDWKHARVLLRDGMKRFPRQMVFRRASAIPADRFDEGFFSHARSRSALSQLDLEAMAVMWSEFNVWDRCLEAARKARAAAPLTGGVDLLLLEANALESLARPAQALDVLREAQRLDPGNATLQNNLGYLILERGGDLEEASRLIQAALAKDPENSSTLDSWGWALYKQGRFPEAEAALRKAAAKSPYSPEVHRHLGEALLKLDRPQEALDEWERALAFAFPDRKVVEKQVQDLKARLAKDRRGAVQADAPDPEAEEYADDDADPGVEAP, encoded by the coding sequence GTGATCCGCAAGCTCCTTCCCGCCCTGGCCCTCCTCATCGTCCTGGGGGCGGGAACGCCCGGCGCCGCCCAGGAGGACCCCCGCGCCCTCATGCTCCAGGCCCGGGCCCTGCAGCTCCGCACCGGCGGGGACGACCCCAAGGGCGCCGCGGCCCTCTACCGCCGGGTGACCGCCCTCGTCCCCACCAGTAGCCAGGCCCAGCTCCGGCTCTCGGAGGCGATCCTCGAGACCGGGGACCTGGCCGGCGCCGTGGACCCCGCGGTGCGGGCCACCCAGCTCGACCCCCGCAGCGGCGAGGCCTGGGCCCACCTGGCCATCCTGCGCTACCGCCTCTGGCAGGGGGGGTCGAAGCCCCAGGCCCTGGCCCAGGCCCGGGAGGCCCTCAACCGCGCCGCCCAGCTCCTCCCCGGGGATCCCGAGATCTGGACCCGCCTCGCCGAGGTGCAGGAGGCGGCCAAGGACGACGCGGGGGCCCTCCGCTCCTGGCTGAACGTGGGCCGCCTCCACCCCTACGTGTCCATCGGCGGCAAGCTGCTCTACGAGTACGCCTTCGAGCGCGCCCTGGACCTGGCCCAGAAGGGCCAGAACTACGAGGGGCGGCGGGAGGCGGTCCTGGGCCTCTGCTCCCGCCAGGGCACGGACCCCAAGTACCTCCGGCTCCTGGAGGACCTGGCCCGGGACCAGGTGGACAAGGGCTTCCTGGGCCACGGGGAGGAGAGCTTCACCCGGCTGGCCCAGTTCCTGCCCAAGGATTCCATCGTCTGGGAGAACATCGCCCTCATCCAGATGCGCACCGCCCGCTTCGACGCCGCCCTGGCCTCCCTCGGCCGGGCCGAGGTCCTCCGGCCCACCCCCCGCACCTCCGCCAATTCCGCCTACTGCCTGATGAAGCTGGGCCGGTTCACCGAGGCCGAGGCCCGGTGGAAGGCCCTGCTCCCCGAGACCGGGCGCCTGGCCGCGGAGGACGCGACCCTCGCGGCCTCCATCAAGGTCCTCTACGCCTCCTGCCTCCTCCTGGAGGGCCGCCCCGCGGACCTGCTGGCCCTGACCCGGGACTGGCCCGAGGCCGGCGGGGATGGCGAGATCCTCGCCCTGCGCGCCCAGGCCCTGATCCAGACCGGCGACTGGAAGCACGCCCGCGTCCTCCTCCGGGACGGCATGAAGCGCTTCCCCCGCCAGATGGTCTTCCGGCGGGCCTCGGCCATCCCCGCCGACCGCTTCGACGAGGGCTTCTTCTCCCACGCCCGCTCCCGCAGCGCCCTTTCCCAGCTGGACCTGGAGGCCATGGCGGTCATGTGGTCCGAGTTCAACGTCTGGGACCGGTGCCTGGAGGCGGCGCGCAAGGCCCGCGCCGCCGCGCCCCTCACGGGGGGCGTGGACCTGCTCCTGCTGGAGGCCAACGCCCTGGAGAGCCTCGCCCGGCCCGCCCAGGCCCTGGACGTGCTCCGGGAGGCCCAGCGCCTCGACCCGGGCAACGCCACCCTCCAGAACAACCTGGGCTACCTCATCCTGGAGCGGGGCGGCGACCTCGAGGAGGCCTCCCGCCTCATCCAGGCCGCCCTGGCCAAGGACCCCGAGAACAGTTCCACCCTGGACAGCTGGGGCTGGGCCCTCTACAAGCAGGGCCGCTTCCCCGAGGCCGAGGCCGCCCTGCGCAAGGCCGCCGCCAAGAGCCCCTACAGCCCCGAGGTCCACCGCCACCTGGGCGAGGCCCTCCTCAAGCTGGACCGCCCCCAGGAGGCCCTGGACGAGTGGGAGCGGGCCCTCGCCTTCGCCTTCCCCGACCGCAAGGTCGTGGAGAAGCAGGTCCAGGACCTGAAGGCCCGGCTCGCCAAGGACCGCCGCGGCGCGGTCCAGGCCGACGCCCCGGACCCGGAGGCCGAGGAGTACGCCGACGACGACGCGGACCCCGGCGTGGAGGCCCCATGA